From the genome of Medicago truncatula cultivar Jemalong A17 chromosome 2, MtrunA17r5.0-ANR, whole genome shotgun sequence:
cctcatcatcCTCATCCTCTTCATCCTCCACAATTCCGCACCGACAAAGAGGACAAGAAGAACGAATCCGAAGCCACGGAGTAATACAATCCGCATGATAAAGATGATCACAAGGAAGCTGTTTCGCTTCCTCGTCAACGGAAACCGTTTCTTTACAAACAGCGCAAATAACGACGCCGTTTGAGGGATCGAGTAAGGTAAGAAGCGTTTGTGTGACGGTTATTGTAGGGATTGATGTTTCAGTGCGGGATTTCGGGGGAGGAGGTGTGAGTAGTAAAAGCGCATCTTGGAAAACGACATCGAATAGGGATGAAGAATCGGCGTCGTTTTGAGAAAAAGGTGAGTCCATGAGTTCGAGGAAATGAGTGTCGCAATGGGGACAGAGTAGAGGAGAGGGGGTGAGAGAAGTAGTTAAAGAAACACTCATGTCACATTCGTGGCACCAGTATGTTTTCAGTTCGGGTTCCGCCACCGAGATCGCCGTCGTCATGGTGGTGGCTGGTGGAGTTAGTTgagttgaattgatttttttatttgagtgcTTGGTATGCGTCGGTGATGTGGTGAGTGTATAAAATGGAAAGTGGGGGGTTAAGAAAGAGATTAAGTGGGACCCACACGCACCCAACCTCTTCACTTCATATCAGTGGGTGGTTCGTTTCTGTGTCGTTTTTTTTGTTTCGTTTCATTTGGTTCTTTCTGCAGCTACCCTGCAACCgcaatgaaagagagagagaacgCAACATTAACTTCTGTGATGTTTATTTTCATATCATggtaataattaatatttaattgaaatttaatcAACAAAGTCGCTTTGGCCGAGTGGTTAAGGCGTGTGCCTGCTAAGTACATGGGGTTTCCCCGCGAGAGTTCGAATCTCTCAGGCGAcgttttattcttttttcttctgttttataCGAATATGTTCCAAGAGAATgggatttctttcttttttcggtgtgggtttttattttaaaactaaaaatcgATAATGCTTTTATGGACTGCAAAAGCTCGAtctgtcaattttttattattattatgtcaaACATTATTTAAACACAATGAACATGCTAAAAAGtcatgaaaaattaattaaattaaaccttattccttttttttttttttgacaaaacttgTATTAGACTTAGtagttaatttaattgatttaatgGAGAGCAAACATGAAGAAAACCAAAGTATTCCaagataaattatatatttttcctgtgtttatttattttaaaaataaaaaattgatttttttaaaagtttttttacgGCCTTGAAAAgcttttcattgattttttttttaatgtcaaaccttattttttttggttacaagactaaagaggaaaacaaaaaacaaaagacaaaaacagacaaggaaaaaaatcaaacaatttaaaCTAAACAACTTAATGAggtttattccttaaaaaaaaaaaaacttaatgaaGTCTTTGGTGGACCACCTATCATATTGGTCCACTTTAgacatttaatgttaaaatTAATGAAACGAGACTAATTTAACTAACAGAGATATTTTTGAGGGACCAAAGCATAAATTTTATTAGTTacgagaccaaaataaaaactaaaaatcaattaGAGGATCAATAGATAAAATAAACCTATTTAATTTCTAGCAAAAACATCCATCATATGTTGTGTTTTTCGGCAAAAGCAAGATTTAATTGGTTAATTAGAGTTTCGTGAGTCATTTCTTCGCGAgtctttttttgtgtttttttaatttcaaattttgtaacCGTCTTTTGACCACGTTTCATCTTTATTTCATGTTAAGTTTTGCAGTatgatcccttaactaaaaaacgtctcaaattggtcccttatgtcttcTTCCGTTACCTCgtttggtcctctccgttagtttttaacatcaaatgtcTAAGGTGAACCATACTTAAAAGTGGTCCACCATAtgccttattaattttttaaattttaaccatttgatttttttcctttctgtgAACCAGTCACACctaataaaattgattcatcttcttcttccctcatctctTCATGATCTTCAGCAACAGCTTCATCAATAAAATCCagaaaatctcaaaaaaaaagaaaatcctaATCTTTAATCACCACACAACCtaatctttaaaaataaaatccagaaaatccaaaaaaataaaataataattaatcataatttttaatCACCACACAACCATCATTGTTGAGTATTTATTCAGCAATACATTACTTTACTGGTTACTGATTTCTAACATAtgcttttttctatttttccatTTTGCTTAACAAGCATTGTTGTAGCAGCAAGAGGAAAATGTTGGGAATGGGTCTTCGAAAAACAACGAATAAAGCACCCATATCatccattttcttcttcttcttcttctgcaaCAATATCTACTACAGCTACtgtaaaatcatcattaaaGGGTAAAATCTCGTCGGAAAATTGAGACGTAATCGGAATCAGAGATGATGAATCGGAGAAAAACGAAATCCGgtgagagagaaaggagaagacgaagaagaaaaGAGTTAGGGTTTGATTGAGATTTGAGAAGAGTGAATTTTGGATTGGATCTTGGAGA
Proteins encoded in this window:
- the LOC25486872 gene encoding E3 ubiquitin-protein ligase RNF13, whose product is MTTAISVAEPELKTYWCHECDMSVSLTTSLTPSPLLCPHCDTHFLELMDSPFSQNDADSSSLFDVVFQDALLLLTPPPPKSRTETSIPTITVTQTLLTLLDPSNGVVICAVCKETVSVDEEAKQLPCDHLYHADCITPWLRIRSSCPLCRCGIVEDEEDEDDEEDDINGGDVMREMVMRLSELSEDDFYGLRITLNHIASRHALLHSNDSGAGENGGDASELGGVDGEES